In Zingiber officinale cultivar Zhangliang chromosome 1A, Zo_v1.1, whole genome shotgun sequence, a genomic segment contains:
- the LOC122005590 gene encoding uncharacterized protein LOC122005590 encodes MASNDEDFEEEEVWATAVDRRDQPSPKQSATVSRSSAPVSIPDWSKIYKHGRGTHAEETGGRKNDDVNDDEEEGDNEDDRAPPHEWLAKKMAKTQISSSSVCEGAGRTLKGRDLSKVRNAVLTKTGFLE; translated from the exons ATGGCAAGCAATGATGAGGACTTTGAGGAAGAGGAGGTTTGGGCAACTGCGGTGGATAGAAGAGATCAACCGAGTCCAAAGCAGTCTGCAACAG TCAGTCGAAGCAGCGCTCCAGTTAGCATCCCCGACTGGTCAAAGATCTACAAGCATGGCCGGGGAACTCATGCGGAAGAAACTGGTGGCAGAAAAAACGACGATGTCAATGATGACGAAGAAGAGGGCGACAATGAGGATGATCGAGCTCCTCCCCATGAATGGCTTGCCAAGAAGATGGCAAAAACTCAGATCTCATCCTCCTCTGTCTGTGAAGGAGCTGGGAGGACACTCAAGGGTAGGGATCTAAGCAAGGTGAGGAATGCCGTGCTCACAAAGACTGGTTTTCTAGAGTAA